TTAAACATATAAAGGCCGCGTTCTTCCACAGTTTCCTTACGTCCCATAAATTTTCCGATGAAAACTAGCACTAAATTAGATATAATTCCTAGCGCCATAAGGATAAAATAAAGCACAGAAAGTCTGGTCTGATTCACACCTATAAGAATTGTTGCTGGCAAAGTGATAAAGACTACCAATTTGGAAACTAGCGCACCGTCTTTAGAGTGAACTAAGCCAATTTTTTTAAGCAAAATCGCCAAAAATAAAATGAGTAAGATACTTAACGCATTGAGAAAAATTGTTATCATAAGCTTCACAGTTTATTCATATGAGTAGCTTTTCTACTCTTCTAAACCTTCATTTTTATTGTATCACTTTTATAAAAAAAGAATCTCGTTAAAAAACGAGAAGTTCTTTTTAATTGATTTCAATAAAATACTCACAAGAAAACTTTCCTTCTGGTGCCAATTCATTAATTCCAAATTTCGTTGTCAGGTCGCCATCTGTATTCTCATCATCCGCAATTCCACACCATGGTTCAATGCAGACAAAAGGAGCTTCTGTGGGATACGGTGACCACAAACCAAAATAAGGCATACCCTTCCAAGTCACCGTCACACCATGATTATCCAAGCTGTTGGTCAAAGAAACTTTCATCTCGTCTGATGAGCTATAAACTAGAGCATCTTTATCAAAAAGCTCATGTTTCAACGGTAATTCTTGAACTTCCACTTCAAATTTTTCGTCAACTTTAATTGTCCCTGAAGGAGGATCCAGCGGGATAAAAGTCCGTTTTTCAGCGGGTGAAATCGTTAATTTGTAATCCTCAAATGAGCCATTTTTGAGAGGAACATTAAAGGCAGGATGAGCGCCAACACCAAAATTCATAAATTTTTCATCTTTATTTTGAACCATATAGCGAACTTTGATTTTATTTCCCACTAATTTATAAGCCACTTGGAAAATGAAACGGAAAGGATAGTGATTGAGACTGTCCTCATTTTCCCGTAGCTCAAAAATTAATTCATCAGCCTCAGCTTTAATCACTTTGAACTCATTATCGCGTGCAAACCCATGTCCACCCATTTGATAAGTTTTTTCAGCATAGTGATACTTCCCATTTTTTAACTTCCCTACAATTGGAAAAAGAACAGGGGCGTGACGTCCCCAGAATTTTGGATCTGCCTGCCAGAGGTATTCTATTTCTTCATGCTGGATAGAGTGCATCTCAGCACCAAAAGTATCCACAAGAACTGTCAATTGATCATTTTTTAAAGTATGTTCCATGATAAACTCCTTAGTATTTTATTCGTTAGCTCTATTTTACCATTTTTTTGTATAGATCACTTTGATTAGTAAATAACTCAGCTATTCCTTTTTGAAAGATGAAAAAAACCGTTGGCTAACGGATTTTTCTTTAATTTTTGGGTTTATAAAAATTACGGTTAGATAACGCCCAGACACGTTGACTGAATTGTCCCGGCTCAAGAGTTGCTGTTGCTGTCGTCATCATCATCATATTAGCATCCATGACGTCAATCTGATGAATCATTTCCGCTTCCATGATTTGTGGACGAACAGGGCTGCCATATTCTAACTCGCCGTGGTGACTAAGCAAGCAATGACGGAGTATCAATAAATCTTCATTGTCATCATCAAAACCAAGTTCGATAGCTGCTTTGCTCACCTCTTCATCAATCAAAACAATATGACCCAATAAATTGCCACGTATTGTATAACTCGTATTTTCGCTTCCTGTAAACTCTAAACATTTTGCCATGTCATGGAGCAAAACACCTGCAAACATCAGACTTTCGTCCAGTTGTGGATAAACTTCACAGACTTTTTCAGCTAGGTGGAGCATTGTCGTGGTATGAAAAGCTAATCCTCCTTCAAACGCGTGATGATTTGTTTTCGCTGCTGGATATTCGTAAAACTCTTTATCAAACTTTTTCAGGATGGCTCGGACAATACGATTCAAAGTAGCATTTTCAATTTTGAAAACAATTCCTTGAACGTATTCTCGTAAATCTTTCTCTTTAACCGGTGAAGTTTCCCGATAGTCTTTTGGATTATTTGGCTCATTATCGTTTGCAATCCGGAGCTGAATTTTATTGACTTGAGGCATTCCATTATAAAGTTCTTTGAGGGCTTTCATGTGGACAACACGTCCCGCCCGAAATTGCTCAACAGCTTTGGGATTTGCATCCCAAATATTTCCATTTATTGTTCCTGTACGATCTTGGAAGCTAAGGGCGAGGTAATCCTTACCTGCACGAGTTTGGCGAAGCTCGACTGATTTGATCAGGTAAAAACCTTCAAAAAAATCACCAATTTCTAAGTTTTTGATGAGAACCATATTTGTCTCCTTTTTAGAGGTAGCCTCGTGATTGACCAAATAGATCAAGTTTAAGGCTAAATTATTATAATACAAGCGTTCATTATCTAAGCGACAATGTTCACTAAGTGGATGAGCTTTTAATTTGAATCATCTGATAAATCTAGAAGTTGCTGACTCGTACCATCATCTAAACGATCAACTTCTCTAAGTGCTTTGTTCATAACGTTTGTTCGGGTAGTGATGAGCGTATTGATTTCTTTTTCAGATTGTTGAATTTTTTCGTGAACTTTCTTCAAAGCTCCTTCAAATTTTCCAAATTCAGTTTTTACTGCTCCAAGCATTTGGTAAACTTCTGATGATTTTTGCTCAATTTGGAGCGTTTTAAAGCCCATTTGCAAACTGTTCAAAACAGCTGTCATGGTTGTTGGACCTGTTACATTGACTTTATAATCACGGCTGATTTGCTCATAGAGTTCTGGATTATTTACCACTTCCATAAATAATCCTTCAGTTGGTAAAAACATAATCGCAAAATCTGTTGTTTTTGGCGGAACGATATACTTTTCACTGATTGATTTGGCTTGTGCTTTAACAGCTGAAAATAGTGCTTTACGTGAGTTTTCAATTTCTTTGACGTTATTTGATTCTAAAGCCAGCTGTAAACGTTGGTAATCTTCCATCGGAAACTTCGAATCAATAGGTAAATAGAGTTGTGAATTTTCATCTTTACCTGGTAGGATAACAGCATAATCCACGGCGTTATTTCCTTGAATGTTGACTTGTTCTTGATATTGGCTACTGGTGAAGATTTGCTCAAGGATTCTTCCAAGTTGGATTTCACCAATAATTCCACGAGTTTTTACTCCCGTCATTACTTTTTGCAAGCTGTCAACATCGCTTGCAAGATGACGCATCTCGCCAAGCCCTTGTTCAACATTTTTCAGGTGCAAAGTCACTTGTTCAAAGCTTTGTGAAATTCTTCGATTGAGTGTTTCTTGCAATTTTTCATCCACTGTTTCTTGAATTTGACTCAATTTTTTATCGTTGGATTCTTGTAAGTCTTTAAATTTATGGTCAAACTTTTGGGTGATTGCCTCAGTCAATTGGGTTAAAGTACTGACGGTTCGGTCAGTAGCTTCTAAAAGACTTGTGGATATTTTTTCTAATTTTTGCTCATTAGATGTTTGTAAATCTTTAAATTGATAATCAAATTTGCTATTAAGATTTTCGGTCAACATGGACAAATCGGAATTGACCGATCGCAAACTGTTTGAGAGTTCCTGACGATTCTGACCAAGTTCTTGACTCAAGCCTCCTCGCAAATCTGATAAATTCTGATTTAAATAGACCAGCTGATTTTTGAGTATACTATTATCTGCCTTTTTAAAAAAGTTGGCAAGTGCAAGGACAATCAAAACAATCAGTAGAATAATGATGATAATCTCCATTTTGCTGCTTAAATTCCTATTTTTTCTAAAATCTCTTGGATTACAATTTCTTTTTTGCGCTCATTGTTAATTTTTTCTTGGGTAGGCAATGTATCAAAAAAACTAAGCTCAGCTTCTAGGTGTGCAATTCCCCAATCTCTCGACTTTCAAGCGCTGTAAATATTTCCTCAAAATAAACTTTTGTATGCAAAGTCATTGGTACAATAACATCGCCAGCGTACTCTTTATCCAGCTTCTGAAGCATTTGAATATTCCAAGATTGCCATTCTGGATAGTTTTGAAAATCGTCTGCTTGGATTTCTTGAGGTAAATTTGCTCCGAAAAAATCGCCAATCGCTTCTGGATCATAGATCCATGAAGGAACAATCGCTTTATTAAGGAGTTCGGCAATTGTTGTTTTTCCAGAACCATAAGCGCCGTTAAGCCAAATAATCATAGTTTCGACCGTAATTTGCTGATGTTTTCTTCAACATTTCCTTTAAAAACAAAAGATCCGGCTACAAAAATATTGGCGCCTGCATTTTTGGCAAGCTGGATGGTCTGGTCATCAATTCCTCCGTCTACTTCAATTTCGTAATCATAACCTTTTTCATGGCGAAGTTGCGCAAGCTCTGTCACTTTTTCCATCATTTCTGGAATAAAGGCTTGTCCTCCAAATCCGGGATTGACTGTCATCACCAAAACCATATCAACCAAGGGAAGGACGGTTTTGATTGCATCAACTGAAGTGCCTGGGTTAATAACCACAGAGGCTTTCATTCCTGCATTTTTAATTTTTTGCAAAGCACCATGAATATGATGCGTTGCTTCAACGTGGATGCTCATGCCATCTGCGCCAGCTTTGGCAAATTCTTCCACATATTTTTCTGGATTTTCAACCATCATGTGAACATCTAAAAATAATGAAGTCACGGGACGCAGACTCGCAACGACACCAGAGCCAAAAGTTAAGTTATCCACAAAATGGCCGTCCATCACATCAATATGAACCAGCTCAGCACCAGCAGCTTCAATGCGTTTGACATCACGAGCAAAATTTCCAAAATCAGCTGAAAGAATCGATGGTGCAATTTTATTTTTCATCTTTATTTTCTTCTCCTTTTTGTTCATCTGTTGTTTTCATTGATGAAGCGGTTAAACCAAAAAAAGCACGATTTAAGACTAAAAGAACTCCTAAGGTTAACAACACTAAAACAATAAAAACAGCTATCAGTAAACCACCAGACATCTCTTTTTTAAAGTAGATAGCAACTATCCAAGCCAACACCACGATAAAAAAGCCAGCCTGTTTGAGCCAAAGGTTATCTTTAGCTTTGTTTTTTTCGTTTTTTTGCATATGTTTCCCTCGTATTGTTGATTTCATTGAGCAATTGTAAATAATTCTCATAGCGACTGGTCAGGATTTCTTGATTTTCTAAGGCTACTTTCACCGCACAATTTGGCTCATGGGTGTGGGTACATTCTCGGAATTTACAACCGTGGCTGATTTTTAAAAGTTCTGGAAAGGCAGCATTCAAATCTGGCTGATTCGTCACTTCATAATCTAAACTTGAAAATCCTGGAGTGTCTGCAATCAATCCACCAGCCAATTCAAAAAATTCCACATGACGTGTCGTATGGCGACCTCGTCCCAATTTTTCTGATGTTTCTCCTGTTTCTAAGTTCATTTCTGGTGCAATTTTATTGAGTAAAGTGGTTTTCCCCGCACCTGTCTGCCCCATAAAAACAGTCACTTTTCCTTCTAAACTACTGACCAAATCTGCGGTGTCAAAAAAGATTTGATAACCAATTTCTTCGTAGTCTTTTTTGAACTTTTCATAGGCTGCCCAATTTGTAAAAGTATTTTTATCAGACTCCGAATTTACTGACGGATTTGTTTTTTCTGCCGAATTTACTGACGAATCTGCCAATAAGTCCAGTTTTGAAATGTAAACCATCGGTTGAATCATTTTGTGCTCCAAAAAAACTAAAAAACGATCCAAAAGATTCAAGCTAAAGTTTGGGTTGACCGTTGACATGATGATGACTGCTTGGTCAATGTTGGCTATTGACGGGCGAATTAAACTATTTTTGCGCTCACCAATTGCTAATACATACCCTTCTGAGTTTTCTTCGGTTGAAAATTCAACGAAATCTCCAACGACTGGTTTCATTCCTTTTTTGCGGAAATTTCCACGCGCACGCGTTTGGTAAATTTCACCGTCACTCTCGACATAATAAAAACCTGCCAAGGATTTGACAATACGTCCATTTTTTTTCATGATTCAATTATATCAAAAAAAGGCTTAACTGTAAGCCTTCTATTCTCTTTTTTCAAAATTAACTCAAAATTCTGATTTGGAGGTTTTGACGTCCCCAACTAATTGCTTGACTATTTGAGGGAAAATGAACGTCAATAATATTACCAACAATCGCACCACCCGTATCTCCAGCGATTGCAATACCATAGCCTGGCACTTCAACCATAGAGCCTAAAGGAATCACGCTTGGATCTACTGCGATACACATCGGATTTTTGCTCAAATCAATTCCCATAGCAGTCGTTCCATTAAGGGCATAGGCTGTGGCTTGAACGCTTAAAGTTTGACCTCCTGTTGAAGGTAAAACAGCGGTGTTAACATTATTGTTTCCATTTGTCGAATTATCGGCAGAAGTTGCTCCATTTGACGATGCAGTTGAACTAGTAGCGCTTGGTGCTTGGTTTTGCGCTGCTTTTTCTTGAGCTGCTTTAGCATCGGCTACTGATTTTGCTAATGCTTCATCGTGTGCTTTTTGCTCTGCTGCGGCTTTGGCTTGCATCTCGCTCAATAATTGCTGATTGGAGCTGATTTTTGTTTTTAAGCTTGAAATATTTCCTTGCAAGCTGACAACTTGGGCTTGGTAATCTTGTTGTTCTTGCACTAATTTTGTTTCGTTTTCTTCCAGACTTGCTTTCATGTTTTGAAGCGCTTTTTCTTTCTCAACTAGCGCTTTTACTTGATTCGCTTCTGCACTCATTACCACACTCAAATTCGTCAGACGCATCACCAAATCAGACAAATTTTTTGATGAAGTCACGACGTCAATCACCGAAAGGGTCACTCCACCGCTGGCTTGCATCGCACGCATCTGGTTGGCAACATTTTCTTTAAGATGTGCGACGTCTATTTGTGCTTGAGTGATTCCTGATTCTAATTCAGAAACCTTGGTTTTGGTTTGATTCACTTGATCTTGAGCTGCTTGCGCCTTGCTGTATATTGCATTAGCTTGAATCAATTCACCATTCAGTTCAGCTTGGAAGCTTTGAATCTGTTGATTAACTTCAGCCTGTGAAGTATCTGCAGCCACTTGACTTGCTCCCAGCAACTGACCAGAACCAATCGGAAATGCTGACAAAATAAGTAGAGAAAGTCCTGCAAGCATTCCAACTTGTTTCATTTTTCTTGAAAGTAAATTTTTCATATTGACCTATTTTAACACATGATTCTCTTATTTTTATTTCCGTAAGTTTACAAATATAAATTTAAGTTTAAAAACAATACAAAAGGACAAATCCAAGCACCTTTGAACCAGAGAAAATGCTGACGGATTTTTACGTCAGCATTTTGGGAGAAAAAAATTTACTGACGTAAAATCAGTAAACTTTTTTTCTTTATTAACGAATTTCCACAGCTAATTTTTCCACAAGATTTTTCGTGATTTTATCCACAGCAGCAGTAATTTCTTCGTCAGTCATCGTATTTTCCACAGGCTGGAAAGTCAAACTGTAAGCCATTGATTTCTTGCCTTCTGGAAGATTTGAACCTTGATAAATATCAAAAAGTTCAACTTTCACCAAGCTTTTAACACGGCTATTTTCAATTGTATCCACAACCTCAGCGTGCGTCACTTGCGCACCAAGCAATAAGGCAATGTCCCGCTTCACAGCTTGAACTTTCGGAATTTCTTTGAAAATCGTTTGGGCTGGCAATTCTTCAAGCATGATTTGCAAATTAAGACTTGCGACATAAGTTTCAGCAATATCATATTTTTTAGCTGTTGCCGGATGAACTTGCCCTACAAAACCAACGTGACGTCCGTTAATTTCAACCCTTGCCGTACGTCCCGGATGCATTGCTGGTTGTGTTGCCGTTGGCACAAAAGTAACTTTGTCATAAGTCGCCAGTAAGTTTTCCACAATTCCTTTAGCATAATAGAAATCCACAGCAACAGCCTTGTTAGCATACGATTTATCCTCAACATTTCCAGAAATTGCAAAAGCAAGATTAGGAACCTCAGTTGGACGAATATCATCCACATTTGGCAAGAAAACATTTCCAATCTCATAAATCGCTACGTCAGCATTTTTACGATTTTGGTTATAATTTACAATATCCAGAAGTCCTGAAATCATGTTAGCACGCAAAGTTTGACGGTCTTCTGTCATCGGCATCATAAGCGTGGTCGTTTCAAGCTCACCTACAAACTCGGTCGCTTTTTCAGGCGTCACAAGGGAGTAACCAATCACTTCATTCAGACCAGCTGCCTCAACCCCTGTACGCACTTTGCGACGGAATTTTTGCATTTCAGTCAATTCACCAGCATTTTGTGAAACAGGCAACGTGCTTGGT
The DNA window shown above is from Lactococcus sp. S-13 and carries:
- a CDS encoding aldose 1-epimerase family protein, with protein sequence MEHTLKNDQLTVLVDTFGAEMHSIQHEEIEYLWQADPKFWGRHAPVLFPIVGKLKNGKYHYAEKTYQMGGHGFARDNEFKVIKAEADELIFELRENEDSLNHYPFRFIFQVAYKLVGNKIKVRYMVQNKDEKFMNFGVGAHPAFNVPLKNGSFEDYKLTISPAEKRTFIPLDPPSGTIKVDEKFEVEVQELPLKHELFDKDALVYSSSDEMKVSLTNSLDNHGVTVTWKGMPYFGLWSPYPTEAPFVCIEPWCGIADDENTDGDLTTKFGINELAPEGKFSCEYFIEIN
- a CDS encoding 3'-5' exoribonuclease YhaM family protein — protein: MVLIKNLEIGDFFEGFYLIKSVELRQTRAGKDYLALSFQDRTGTINGNIWDANPKAVEQFRAGRVVHMKALKELYNGMPQVNKIQLRIANDNEPNNPKDYRETSPVKEKDLREYVQGIVFKIENATLNRIVRAILKKFDKEFYEYPAAKTNHHAFEGGLAFHTTTMLHLAEKVCEVYPQLDESLMFAGVLLHDMAKCLEFTGSENTSYTIRGNLLGHIVLIDEEVSKAAIELGFDDDNEDLLILRHCLLSHHGELEYGSPVRPQIMEAEMIHQIDVMDANMMMMTTATATLEPGQFSQRVWALSNRNFYKPKN
- the rmuC gene encoding DNA recombination protein RmuC — its product is MEIIIIILLIVLIVLALANFFKKADNSILKNQLVYLNQNLSDLRGGLSQELGQNRQELSNSLRSVNSDLSMLTENLNSKFDYQFKDLQTSNEQKLEKISTSLLEATDRTVSTLTQLTEAITQKFDHKFKDLQESNDKKLSQIQETVDEKLQETLNRRISQSFEQVTLHLKNVEQGLGEMRHLASDVDSLQKVMTGVKTRGIIGEIQLGRILEQIFTSSQYQEQVNIQGNNAVDYAVILPGKDENSQLYLPIDSKFPMEDYQRLQLALESNNVKEIENSRKALFSAVKAQAKSISEKYIVPPKTTDFAIMFLPTEGLFMEVVNNPELYEQISRDYKVNVTGPTTMTAVLNSLQMGFKTLQIEQKSSEVYQMLGAVKTEFGKFEGALKKVHEKIQQSEKEINTLITTRTNVMNKALREVDRLDDGTSQQLLDLSDDSN
- a CDS encoding DEAD/DEAH box helicase family protein, encoding MIIWLNGAYGSGKTTIAELLNKAIVPSWIYDPEAIGDFFGANLPQEIQADDFQNYPEWQSWNIQMLQKLDKEYAGDVIVPMTLHTKVYFEEIFTALESREIGELHT
- the rpe gene encoding ribulose-phosphate 3-epimerase, which encodes MKNKIAPSILSADFGNFARDVKRIEAAGAELVHIDVMDGHFVDNLTFGSGVVASLRPVTSLFLDVHMMVENPEKYVEEFAKAGADGMSIHVEATHHIHGALQKIKNAGMKASVVINPGTSVDAIKTVLPLVDMVLVMTVNPGFGGQAFIPEMMEKVTELAQLRHEKGYDYEIEVDGGIDDQTIQLAKNAGANIFVAGSFVFKGNVEENISKLRSKL
- a CDS encoding 3D domain-containing protein — protein: MKNLLSRKMKQVGMLAGLSLLILSAFPIGSGQLLGASQVAADTSQAEVNQQIQSFQAELNGELIQANAIYSKAQAAQDQVNQTKTKVSELESGITQAQIDVAHLKENVANQMRAMQASGGVTLSVIDVVTSSKNLSDLVMRLTNLSVVMSAEANQVKALVEKEKALQNMKASLEENETKLVQEQQDYQAQVVSLQGNISSLKTKISSNQQLLSEMQAKAAAEQKAHDEALAKSVADAKAAQEKAAQNQAPSATSSTASSNGATSADNSTNGNNNVNTAVLPSTGGQTLSVQATAYALNGTTAMGIDLSKNPMCIAVDPSVIPLGSMVEVPGYGIAIAGDTGGAIVGNIIDVHFPSNSQAISWGRQNLQIRILS